Proteins from a genomic interval of Leifsonia shinshuensis:
- a CDS encoding ATP-binding protein: MSRLDAETKRKLREMGVPALIDAFDVQDDTLTMGLVFEERIKLAVDDAHAAFTHSKVEGLIRRAGLRYPNADLRRVDLLEQRGLDRGVIAQLGTCQFITRHMNVVFQGFTGSGKSYLGSALAKQACQHRYRAHYIRMPDLEETWAAAKDRPAGREKWLRKYSTFTLLVIDEWLLDPPTDDVRSMLLELLERRYDATSTVFCTQYAKKDWHQRLGGGVHADAIMDRIVHNTLWIETGDVNMREQTAAAAG; this comes from the coding sequence ATGAGCCGGCTCGATGCGGAGACGAAGCGGAAGCTGCGGGAGATGGGCGTCCCCGCCCTGATCGACGCGTTCGACGTCCAGGACGACACCCTCACCATGGGGTTGGTGTTCGAAGAGCGCATCAAGCTCGCCGTCGACGACGCCCACGCCGCGTTCACCCACTCGAAGGTCGAGGGGCTGATCCGGCGGGCGGGGCTGCGATACCCGAACGCGGACCTGCGCCGCGTCGATCTGCTCGAACAGCGCGGCCTGGACCGGGGTGTGATCGCGCAGCTCGGGACCTGTCAGTTCATCACCCGGCACATGAACGTCGTGTTCCAAGGCTTCACCGGCTCCGGGAAGTCCTACCTCGGGTCCGCGTTGGCGAAACAGGCGTGTCAGCACCGCTACCGGGCGCACTACATCCGCATGCCCGACCTCGAAGAGACCTGGGCCGCCGCGAAAGACCGCCCCGCGGGCAGGGAGAAGTGGCTGCGGAAGTACTCCACGTTCACGCTGCTGGTGATCGACGAGTGGTTGCTCGACCCGCCCACCGACGACGTCCGGTCCATGCTGCTCGAGCTCCTCGAGAGGCGTTACGACGCGACCTCGACGGTGTTCTGCACCCAATACGCGAAGAAGGACTGGCACCAGCGCCTCGGCGGCGGGGTCCATGCCGACGCGATCATGGACCGCATCGTCCACAACACCCTCTGGATCGAGACCGGCGACGTCAACATGCGCGAGCAGACCGCCGCCGCGGCCGGCTGA
- the istA gene encoding IS21 family transposase → MVRRIKAKLVLRLRAEGLTGRQIAAQGMSRHSVTAVLDAADREGIGWDDIVELEEADVYARLFPGRGDYESVHAQPDWDRVHRELARVGVTLKLLHGEYVDACRSKGETAMGYDRFCKSYQRHVLVIGASSRVGHKAGQTVEVDWSGKTMQLTDPVTGQQTRVYLFVATLPFSRYSFVEPALDMKQDTWLRANAAMFDWFGGSVPRIVPDNLKTGVIKHPAEGEVVLNDAYRELAAHYSAAVLPGRLAKPKDKASVEGTVGNVATSVIATLRNRAFATLSELRVAIHERVTAYNAEPFQKRAGSRLSVFEAEEKPLLRPLPAVPFEISQWRYGRKVQKNGHVVFERNFYSVPYEHIGRSVDLRITDSTLEVFAGDQRLTSHLLAPAGVINEYRTHDSDLPDGPRYQQMDPQRAREWAARIGENTTTIVNRIFESVPVDEQGLDAALAVLRMTRRYSAARVEAAAGIALQSRVRSPRYAHLRPILESNQEQTGRRQPRFEPSAWEEPAGYVRGADYYAGGTR, encoded by the coding sequence ATGGTACGCAGGATCAAGGCGAAGCTGGTGCTGAGGCTTCGCGCGGAGGGGCTCACGGGTCGGCAGATCGCGGCGCAGGGCATGTCCAGGCACTCGGTGACGGCGGTGCTCGACGCCGCTGACCGGGAGGGCATCGGCTGGGACGACATCGTCGAGCTCGAGGAAGCGGACGTGTATGCGCGGCTGTTCCCAGGGCGTGGTGATTACGAGAGTGTTCACGCGCAGCCGGACTGGGACCGGGTGCATCGGGAGCTCGCCCGGGTCGGGGTGACGTTGAAGCTGCTGCATGGTGAGTACGTCGACGCTTGCCGGAGCAAGGGGGAGACGGCGATGGGGTACGACCGATTCTGCAAGTCGTATCAGCGTCACGTGCTGGTGATCGGCGCGTCGTCGCGGGTTGGACACAAGGCGGGGCAGACGGTCGAGGTCGACTGGTCCGGGAAGACGATGCAGCTGACCGATCCGGTCACCGGGCAGCAGACGAGGGTGTACTTGTTCGTCGCGACGCTGCCGTTCTCGAGGTATTCGTTCGTCGAGCCGGCCCTGGATATGAAGCAGGACACCTGGTTGCGCGCGAACGCGGCGATGTTCGACTGGTTCGGGGGCAGCGTCCCGCGGATCGTCCCTGACAACCTGAAGACGGGAGTGATCAAGCACCCCGCTGAGGGCGAGGTCGTGCTCAACGACGCGTATCGGGAGCTCGCCGCGCACTACTCCGCGGCGGTGCTGCCGGGCCGGCTCGCGAAGCCGAAAGACAAGGCGAGCGTCGAGGGCACCGTCGGGAACGTCGCCACCTCGGTGATCGCGACGCTGCGCAACAGGGCTTTCGCGACGCTGTCGGAACTGCGCGTCGCGATCCATGAGCGGGTCACCGCTTACAACGCCGAGCCGTTCCAGAAGCGCGCCGGATCGAGGCTTTCCGTGTTCGAGGCGGAGGAGAAGCCGCTGCTGAGGCCGCTGCCGGCGGTTCCGTTCGAGATCTCCCAGTGGCGCTATGGACGCAAGGTCCAGAAGAACGGGCACGTGGTGTTCGAGCGGAACTTCTACTCCGTCCCCTACGAGCACATCGGCCGGTCCGTCGACCTGCGGATCACGGACAGCACCCTGGAGGTGTTCGCCGGGGACCAGCGGCTCACCAGTCACCTCCTCGCCCCCGCGGGGGTGATCAACGAGTACCGGACGCATGACAGCGACCTGCCCGACGGGCCCCGCTACCAGCAGATGGACCCTCAACGGGCGCGGGAATGGGCGGCGAGGATCGGGGAGAACACCACCACGATCGTGAACCGCATCTTCGAGTCCGTGCCCGTCGATGAGCAGGGCCTGGACGCTGCGCTGGCAGTGCTGCGGATGACGAGACGCTACTCCGCGGCACGGGTCGAGGCGGCGGCCGGCATCGCGCTGCAGTCGCGGGTGAGGTCGCCGCGGTATGCGCATCTGCGACCGATCCTGGAGTCGAACCAGGAGCAGACCGGCAGGCGACAGCCAAGGTTCGAACCGAGTGCTTGGGAGGAACCGGCCGGGTATGTCCGCGGCGCCGACTACTACGCGGGAGGCACCCGATGA
- a CDS encoding SCO4402 family protein: MAEVAGVAHQVSSNVQYPQMRAEVVHALAALSDTEYQNQVWGHVQNSGAYDDFSAAVHTLYDDDLHLPNAENSIGFVLVSGIEVDRLKLLDRYLGPIIDQLKDSPDSAYLAHPNWPQVVGAAQLALSAMILNN, encoded by the coding sequence GTGGCTGAAGTGGCAGGAGTGGCACACCAAGTGAGCTCAAACGTTCAATACCCCCAAATGCGGGCAGAAGTCGTTCACGCCTTGGCTGCGCTTTCCGACACGGAATACCAGAATCAGGTTTGGGGCCATGTACAGAATTCCGGGGCGTACGACGACTTTTCCGCAGCAGTGCACACCCTGTACGACGATGACCTTCACCTTCCAAACGCTGAGAACTCTATTGGATTCGTACTTGTATCAGGTATCGAAGTTGATCGCCTGAAACTTCTGGACAGATACCTTGGGCCGATCATCGATCAGCTGAAGGACTCACCCGATTCGGCTTATCTGGCGCACCCGAACTGGCCGCAGGTTGTTGGTGCAGCGCAGCTAGCGCTTTCGGCCATGATCCTAAACAACTGA
- a CDS encoding chitinase: protein MSRKDRKAASAQAAQAAATDRLQAPESDSGRRLSPWRVIGAALVAVVVVSAGVVGFQWWSARASVDVKPWFASFVDVTATPKYGFENLGATSTKDAVLSFIVSDQTNPCTPSWGGAYTMDQARGSLDLDRRIARLQQQGGTVAVSFGGQRNEELAVGCTDPTELKNAYAAVVDRYKVGTVDLDLEGDGLVNADATARRATAIHDLQQERRASGKNLAVWLTLPVSPTGLTLDGTNAVAAMLKAKVDLAGVNLMTMDFGNAKDEGKSMAATAEAALTAAQKQLGVLYDRAGTHQSDPSLWAKIGATPMIGQNDDEGQVFGLADARTLNAWAVSTGIGRMSMWSANRDKTCGSNYVDTSVVSDACSGVNQGKETFAGLLSKGFDGRIALGEGAVTTAEPTSAAEADDPAHSPYPIWSTSSSYLKGTKVTWHHNVYQAKWWTKGDVPDNPVLNAWETPWELVGPVLPGETPIPQPTLPPGTYPNWSGETAYDKGARILFDGVPFEAKWWTKGDSPEAASANPDSSPWAPLTQDEIDTILGGGTAQK from the coding sequence ATGTCGCGCAAGGACAGGAAGGCCGCCTCCGCGCAGGCCGCGCAGGCCGCCGCGACCGACCGGCTGCAGGCCCCCGAGTCGGACTCCGGCCGCCGGCTGTCGCCGTGGCGGGTGATCGGCGCCGCCCTCGTCGCGGTGGTCGTCGTCTCGGCCGGTGTCGTCGGCTTCCAGTGGTGGAGCGCTCGCGCGTCGGTGGACGTGAAGCCGTGGTTCGCCTCCTTCGTGGACGTCACCGCGACCCCGAAGTACGGGTTCGAGAACCTGGGCGCGACCTCCACCAAGGACGCCGTGCTCTCGTTCATCGTCTCCGACCAGACCAACCCGTGCACGCCGTCGTGGGGCGGCGCCTACACGATGGACCAGGCGCGCGGCTCGCTCGACCTGGACCGCCGGATCGCCCGCCTGCAGCAGCAGGGCGGCACTGTCGCGGTGTCGTTCGGCGGCCAGCGGAACGAGGAGCTCGCGGTCGGCTGCACCGACCCGACCGAGCTGAAGAACGCCTACGCCGCGGTCGTCGACCGGTACAAGGTCGGCACCGTCGACCTGGACCTGGAGGGCGACGGCCTCGTGAACGCGGACGCGACGGCCCGCCGTGCGACCGCCATCCACGACCTCCAGCAGGAGCGCCGCGCCTCCGGCAAGAACCTCGCGGTCTGGCTGACGCTCCCGGTGTCGCCCACCGGCCTGACCTTGGATGGCACCAACGCCGTCGCGGCCATGCTGAAGGCGAAGGTCGACCTCGCCGGCGTCAACCTGATGACCATGGACTTCGGCAACGCCAAGGACGAGGGCAAGTCGATGGCCGCGACCGCCGAGGCCGCGCTGACCGCCGCCCAGAAGCAGCTCGGCGTGCTCTACGACCGGGCGGGAACGCACCAGTCCGACCCGAGCCTGTGGGCGAAGATCGGCGCCACCCCGATGATCGGCCAGAACGACGACGAGGGCCAGGTGTTCGGCCTCGCCGACGCCCGGACGCTGAACGCGTGGGCGGTCTCCACGGGGATCGGCCGGATGTCGATGTGGTCGGCCAACCGCGACAAGACCTGCGGCTCCAACTACGTGGACACGAGTGTGGTGTCGGACGCGTGCAGCGGCGTGAACCAGGGCAAGGAGACCTTCGCGGGCCTCCTGTCGAAGGGCTTCGACGGCCGCATCGCGCTGGGGGAGGGGGCCGTCACCACGGCCGAGCCGACCTCCGCGGCGGAGGCCGACGACCCCGCGCACTCCCCGTACCCGATCTGGAGCACGAGCAGCTCGTACCTCAAGGGCACCAAGGTCACCTGGCACCACAACGTGTACCAGGCCAAGTGGTGGACCAAGGGCGACGTGCCGGACAACCCCGTGCTGAACGCGTGGGAGACCCCTTGGGAGCTGGTCGGCCCGGTGCTGCCCGGCGAGACCCCGATCCCGCAGCCGACGCTGCCGCCGGGGACGTACCCGAACTGGAGCGGTGAGACCGCCTACGACAAGGGCGCCCGCATCCTGTTCGACGGCGTCCCGTTCGAGGCCAAGTGGTGGACGAAGGGCGACAGCCCGGAGGCCGCCAGCGCCAACCCCGACTCGTCCCCCTGGGCCCCGCTCACCCAGGACGAGATCGACACGATCTTGGGCGGCGGCACCGCCCAGAAGTGA
- a CDS encoding glycosyltransferase family 2 protein — MSSTSSYTPARKRQWGAERRTEPLPTVHPKPSDRKITWSRVAIVATIVFWAIYVVTTIIRQFLVLGTQDFRFTMEAIGYTVVVTFLTFSALMYLVARQGALQRFQKHVRVPRAELDRHFAQHQPSITVLVPSYAEEPEVVRMTLLSAALQEFPSMRVVLLVDDNPNPTDPATAERLNATRALADSITGQLAEPRFRFTDALLRFELGDERAFADDETALELADHYRWAAEWLYAQADAHGIEDHVDVFFADQVLRALGDELALTAEAVTAAVGEGAALTSERVAQLYRRLAWTFDAELMVFERKKWASLSHEANKAMNLNAYIGLMGGTYRVEETPDGPILNPVPAGSRRPGDIEIPDSDFLLTLDADSILLREYCLRLTYFLQQPGNARVAVTQTPYSSFRGAGTRIERLAGATTDIQHILHQGKSFYGATFWVGANAVIRKRALEDIVETEWVGGFEVRRYIQDRTVIEDTESSIDLGTHGWTLVNYPERLSYSATPPDFGSLIVQRRRWANGGLLILPKLWKQVRERKRRGETVSRIELLLRVNYMASICWASFGLVFLLAYPYDGRLLSPMVLLAALPYFISQASDLRYAGYKGTDIFRIYGFNLILLPVNLAGVLKSIQQSLTGKKIPFARTPKVKNRTASPLLYVLAPLAIIAFSLFTLWRDWNAHNWGNAAFAAFNATLAIWSLVAYIGVWNTIVDIWLGLTKPLYVEKKHKRAAPATAPATESIDWRSVLYHGHAGGEVPHFERTAVRDDVPLDTPTVDGTVDGERQAA; from the coding sequence ATGAGTTCTACAAGTTCATACACGCCTGCCCGGAAACGACAGTGGGGCGCCGAGCGCCGCACCGAACCACTGCCCACGGTCCACCCGAAGCCCTCAGACCGGAAGATCACCTGGAGCCGCGTCGCCATCGTCGCGACCATCGTCTTCTGGGCGATCTACGTCGTGACGACGATCATCCGCCAGTTCCTCGTGCTCGGCACGCAGGACTTCCGGTTCACGATGGAGGCCATCGGCTACACCGTCGTCGTCACCTTCCTCACCTTCTCCGCGCTGATGTACCTGGTCGCCCGTCAGGGCGCGCTGCAGCGCTTCCAGAAGCACGTGCGCGTTCCGCGCGCCGAGCTCGACCGGCACTTCGCCCAGCACCAGCCGTCCATCACGGTGCTCGTGCCCTCCTACGCGGAGGAGCCGGAGGTCGTCCGGATGACCCTGCTGTCGGCCGCGCTGCAGGAGTTCCCCTCCATGCGCGTCGTGCTGCTGGTCGACGACAACCCGAACCCGACCGACCCGGCCACCGCCGAGCGGCTGAACGCCACCCGCGCCCTCGCCGACAGCATCACCGGCCAGCTCGCCGAGCCGCGGTTCCGGTTCACCGACGCGCTGCTGCGCTTCGAGCTGGGCGACGAGCGCGCCTTCGCCGACGACGAGACCGCGCTCGAACTGGCGGACCACTACCGCTGGGCGGCCGAGTGGCTGTACGCCCAGGCGGACGCGCACGGCATCGAGGACCACGTGGACGTCTTCTTCGCCGACCAGGTGCTCCGCGCCCTCGGCGACGAGCTGGCGCTCACCGCGGAGGCCGTGACGGCCGCCGTCGGCGAGGGCGCCGCGCTCACCAGCGAGCGCGTGGCCCAGCTGTACCGCCGGCTCGCCTGGACGTTCGACGCCGAGCTGATGGTGTTCGAGCGAAAGAAGTGGGCGTCCCTCTCCCACGAGGCCAACAAGGCGATGAACCTCAACGCCTACATCGGCCTGATGGGCGGCACCTACCGCGTCGAGGAGACGCCGGACGGCCCCATCCTCAACCCCGTCCCGGCCGGTTCGCGCCGGCCCGGCGACATCGAGATCCCGGACAGCGACTTCCTGCTGACCCTGGACGCCGACTCCATCCTGCTGCGCGAGTACTGCCTGCGGCTGACCTACTTCCTGCAGCAGCCGGGCAACGCCCGCGTCGCCGTGACGCAGACCCCGTACTCGTCGTTCCGCGGCGCCGGCACCCGCATCGAGCGCCTCGCCGGCGCGACGACCGACATCCAGCACATCCTGCACCAGGGCAAGAGCTTCTACGGCGCGACCTTCTGGGTGGGCGCGAACGCGGTCATCCGCAAGCGCGCGCTGGAGGACATCGTCGAGACGGAGTGGGTCGGCGGCTTCGAGGTGCGCCGGTACATCCAGGACCGCACCGTCATCGAGGACACCGAGTCGAGCATCGACCTCGGCACCCACGGCTGGACGCTCGTGAACTACCCGGAGCGGCTCAGCTACTCCGCCACCCCGCCGGACTTCGGCTCGCTGATCGTGCAGCGCCGCCGGTGGGCGAACGGCGGCCTCCTCATCCTGCCGAAGCTGTGGAAGCAGGTCCGTGAGCGCAAGCGCCGCGGCGAGACCGTCTCGCGCATCGAGCTGCTGCTGCGGGTCAACTACATGGCCTCGATCTGCTGGGCGAGCTTCGGCCTGGTGTTCCTGCTGGCGTACCCGTACGACGGCCGGCTGCTCAGCCCGATGGTGCTGCTGGCCGCGCTGCCGTACTTCATCAGCCAGGCGAGCGACCTCCGCTACGCCGGGTACAAGGGCACCGACATCTTCCGGATCTACGGCTTCAACCTGATCTTGCTGCCGGTGAACCTGGCCGGTGTGCTCAAGTCGATCCAGCAGTCGCTGACCGGCAAGAAGATCCCGTTCGCCCGCACGCCGAAGGTGAAGAACCGCACCGCGTCGCCGCTGCTCTACGTGCTCGCGCCGCTCGCGATCATCGCGTTCTCGCTGTTCACGCTGTGGCGCGACTGGAACGCGCACAACTGGGGCAACGCCGCGTTCGCCGCGTTCAACGCGACCCTGGCGATCTGGTCGCTGGTCGCCTACATCGGCGTCTGGAACACGATCGTGGACATCTGGCTCGGCCTGACCAAGCCGCTGTACGTCGAGAAGAAGCACAAGCGCGCCGCCCCGGCGACCGCGCCGGCGACCGAGTCGATCGACTGGCGCTCCGTGCTCTACCACGGCCACGCCGGCGGCGAGGTGCCGCACTTCGAGCGCACCGCGGTGCGGGACGACGTCCCGCTGGACACGCCCACGGTCGACGGCACCGTCGACGGCGAGCGGCAGGCCGCCTGA
- the der gene encoding ribosome biogenesis GTPase Der: MSDIENEPTGADDLVERLADLDENLAVQRAAALRSGLEEYELDDTDLDLLGAVTEDPDAITYLPALPVLAIVGRPNVGKSALVNRILGRREAVVEDTPGVTRDRVSYHAEWNGRRFTVVDTGGWEPDARGIDASVAAQAEVAIDLADAVLFVVDATVGATSTDEHVVRLLRKTKKPVFLAANKVDDARQEPYATELWSLGLGEPWPVSALHGRGVADLLDEILKALPEVSKVAKQEVGGPRRVAIVGRPNVGKSSLLNKAAGEERVVVNELAGTTRDPVDEQVELGGKVWRFVDTAGIRRRVHLQQGADFYASLRTSTALEKAEVAVVVLDVSEPISEQDVRIIDLVLESGRALVLAFNKWDLLDDDRRRYLEREIEQDLAHVSWAPRVNISARTGRHLEKLVPALELALESWDTRIPTGKFNAFLAELTAAHPHPVRGGKQPRILFGTQASSRPPTFVVFTTGFLDPGYRRYIIRRLREVYGFEGSPIVLNMRVREKRKR; the protein is encoded by the coding sequence ATGTCTGACATCGAGAACGAGCCCACCGGCGCCGACGACCTGGTCGAGCGCCTCGCGGACCTGGATGAGAACCTCGCGGTGCAGCGCGCCGCCGCCCTCCGCAGCGGTCTGGAGGAGTACGAGCTCGACGACACCGACCTCGACCTCCTCGGCGCTGTCACCGAGGACCCCGACGCGATCACCTACCTGCCCGCTCTGCCGGTGCTGGCCATCGTCGGCCGCCCGAACGTCGGCAAGTCGGCACTCGTCAACCGCATCCTGGGCCGCCGCGAGGCCGTCGTGGAGGACACCCCCGGTGTCACGCGGGACCGCGTGTCGTACCACGCGGAGTGGAACGGCCGCCGCTTCACCGTCGTGGACACCGGCGGCTGGGAGCCCGACGCCCGTGGCATCGACGCGTCCGTGGCCGCGCAGGCGGAGGTCGCGATCGACCTCGCCGACGCGGTGCTGTTCGTCGTGGACGCGACCGTCGGTGCGACTTCCACCGACGAGCACGTGGTCCGGTTGCTGCGCAAGACGAAGAAGCCGGTGTTCCTCGCGGCCAACAAGGTGGACGACGCCCGCCAGGAGCCGTACGCGACCGAGCTCTGGTCGCTCGGCCTCGGCGAGCCGTGGCCGGTCTCCGCACTTCACGGCCGCGGTGTGGCCGACCTGCTGGACGAGATCCTGAAGGCGCTGCCGGAGGTCTCCAAGGTCGCCAAGCAGGAGGTCGGCGGTCCGCGTCGCGTGGCCATCGTCGGCCGCCCGAACGTGGGCAAGTCCTCGCTGCTGAACAAGGCGGCGGGGGAGGAGCGCGTGGTCGTCAACGAGCTCGCCGGCACCACTCGCGACCCGGTGGACGAGCAGGTCGAGCTGGGCGGCAAGGTGTGGCGCTTCGTCGACACCGCCGGCATCCGCCGCCGCGTGCACCTGCAGCAGGGCGCCGACTTCTACGCGTCGCTGCGCACCTCCACGGCGCTGGAGAAGGCGGAGGTCGCGGTCGTCGTCCTCGACGTGTCCGAGCCGATCAGCGAGCAGGACGTGCGCATCATCGACCTCGTGCTGGAGTCCGGCCGCGCGCTCGTCCTCGCCTTCAACAAGTGGGACCTCCTGGACGACGACCGCCGCCGCTACCTGGAGCGCGAGATCGAGCAGGACCTCGCGCACGTCTCCTGGGCTCCGCGCGTCAACATCTCGGCGCGCACCGGCCGCCACCTGGAGAAGCTGGTGCCCGCGCTGGAGCTGGCGCTGGAGTCGTGGGACACCCGCATCCCGACCGGCAAGTTCAACGCGTTCCTCGCCGAGCTCACCGCGGCGCACCCGCACCCGGTGCGCGGCGGCAAGCAGCCGCGCATCCTGTTCGGCACGCAGGCGAGCAGCCGGCCGCCGACATTCGTGGTGTTCACCACGGGCTTCCTCGACCCGGGCTACCGGCGCTACATCATCCGGCGCCTCCGCGAGGTCTACGGCTTCGAGGGCAGCCCGATCGTGCTCAACATGCGCGTGCGCGAGAAGCGCAAGCGCTGA
- the cmk gene encoding (d)CMP kinase, giving the protein MTDPIDPTNTADRTAGLPIVVAVDGPAGSGKSSVSKAAARKLGWSYLDTGAAYRALSWFVVQRRLDPTDSDAVIDALPDFDYRIGTHPDTYHVFVGDHDVTDVIREPEVTAVVSAIARVPEVRAFLTGLFRAIIAHGEKRGIVVEGRDITTVVCPDAPVRILLTADEQVRMARRSAELTGHSAAHVGEALRRRDAADSRVVDFMNAADGVITVDSTDLDFDQTVDAVIAVVQKETHV; this is encoded by the coding sequence ATGACCGACCCGATCGACCCCACCAACACCGCCGACCGCACCGCAGGCCTTCCGATCGTCGTGGCCGTCGACGGCCCCGCCGGGAGCGGCAAGTCCTCCGTCTCGAAGGCCGCGGCCCGCAAGCTGGGCTGGTCGTACCTCGACACCGGCGCCGCATACCGCGCCCTGAGCTGGTTCGTCGTGCAGCGCCGGCTCGACCCCACCGACTCCGACGCCGTCATCGACGCGTTACCCGACTTCGACTACCGGATCGGGACGCACCCGGACACTTACCACGTGTTCGTCGGCGACCACGACGTCACCGACGTCATCCGCGAGCCGGAGGTGACCGCTGTGGTCAGCGCGATCGCGCGCGTCCCGGAGGTGCGCGCGTTCCTGACCGGGCTGTTCCGCGCGATCATCGCGCACGGCGAGAAGCGCGGCATCGTCGTGGAGGGCCGCGACATCACGACCGTGGTCTGCCCCGATGCGCCGGTGCGCATCCTGCTCACCGCCGACGAGCAGGTTAGAATGGCCAGGCGTTCTGCCGAGCTGACCGGCCATTCCGCCGCCCACGTCGGTGAGGCCCTCCGCAGACGCGACGCGGCCGACTCCCGGGTCGTGGACTTCATGAACGCCGCGGACGGCGTGATCACCGTCGACTCCACCGACCTCGACTTCGACCAGACCGTCGACGCGGTCATCGCGGTCGTACAGAAAGAGACCCATGTCTGA
- a CDS encoding prephenate dehydrogenase, with amino-acid sequence MTDSASRLAGPVRVVGAGLLGASVGLGLRARGVDVLLADASPAHLRLAADYGAGRPDDGGVEPALIVVAVPPDLVSRVVAEELAAHPAAVVTDVASVKGQPLAELQEAGVDLSRYVGSHPLAGRERGGPSAARADLFIGRPWVVAARPENARASVNLVEALILDLGATPVEMAADDHDAAVALVSHTPQIVSSLMAKRLAASTDAALGLAGQGVRDVTRIAGSEPELWVQILGANAPAIVSILRAYRDDLDRMLAALDDVDAVGARRTIAEEIAGGNVGVARLPGKHGQDKRFSSLVVMVDDRPGELARLLAELGELDVNLEDLRLEHSPGAAFGLAEIAVLPEVWQRTVDDLTDRGWRIAG; translated from the coding sequence GTGACTGATTCCGCCTCCCGCCTCGCCGGTCCCGTCCGAGTGGTCGGTGCGGGGCTGCTCGGGGCGTCCGTCGGGCTGGGGCTGCGCGCCCGCGGCGTGGACGTGCTGCTCGCCGACGCCTCTCCCGCCCACCTGCGCCTCGCCGCCGACTACGGCGCGGGGAGGCCGGACGACGGGGGAGTGGAGCCGGCGCTGATCGTCGTGGCGGTGCCGCCGGACCTGGTGTCGCGCGTCGTCGCCGAGGAGCTGGCCGCGCATCCCGCCGCCGTCGTCACCGACGTCGCCAGCGTGAAGGGTCAGCCGCTCGCCGAGCTGCAGGAGGCTGGCGTCGACCTGTCCCGCTACGTCGGGTCGCATCCGCTCGCCGGCCGGGAGCGCGGCGGCCCCAGCGCCGCCCGTGCTGACCTGTTCATCGGCCGCCCCTGGGTGGTCGCCGCCCGGCCGGAGAACGCCCGCGCGTCGGTCAACCTGGTGGAGGCGCTCATCCTCGACCTCGGCGCCACTCCGGTCGAGATGGCGGCCGACGACCACGACGCCGCGGTCGCGCTCGTCTCGCACACACCCCAGATCGTCTCGTCGCTGATGGCGAAACGGCTCGCGGCCTCCACCGACGCCGCGCTCGGCCTCGCCGGCCAGGGCGTGCGCGACGTGACGCGCATCGCCGGCAGCGAGCCGGAGCTGTGGGTGCAGATCCTCGGCGCGAACGCGCCCGCCATCGTCTCGATCCTGCGCGCCTACCGCGACGACCTCGACCGGATGCTCGCGGCGCTGGACGACGTGGACGCCGTGGGCGCCCGGCGCACCATCGCGGAGGAGATCGCTGGCGGCAACGTCGGCGTCGCCCGCCTGCCGGGCAAGCACGGCCAGGACAAGCGGTTCTCCAGCCTCGTCGTCATGGTGGACGACCGGCCGGGTGAGCTCGCGCGCCTCCTCGCCGAGCTCGGCGAGCTGGACGTGAACCTGGAGGACCTGCGCCTGGAGCACTCGCCGGGCGCCGCCTTCGGCCTGGCCGAGATCGCCGTTCTCCCCGAGGTGTGGCAGCGCACCGTCGACGACCTGACCGACCGCGGCTGGAGGATCGCCGGATGA
- a CDS encoding pseudouridine synthase encodes MSGDGGNGGAAAQGERLQKVMAAAGVASRRVSEDLIVAGRVTVNGQVVTELGRRVDPATDRVAVDGTAVQLDTSRRYVMLNKPVGVVSSMRDEQGRPDLSRFTADYPERLFNVGRLDAETSGLLILTNDGELAHVLAHPSFGVTKTYIARVRGTVTPQTIARLTRGVELEDGPISADKARLLQSRSGGGDSLVEITLHSGRNRIVRRMMAEVGHPVIELVRRQFGPLHLGTLKVGAMRDLTKEELGALLTISRQ; translated from the coding sequence ATGTCCGGTGACGGCGGGAACGGCGGCGCGGCCGCGCAGGGCGAACGCCTCCAGAAGGTCATGGCCGCCGCCGGGGTGGCCTCCCGTCGCGTCTCGGAGGACCTGATCGTCGCCGGCCGCGTGACGGTGAACGGCCAGGTCGTCACCGAGCTCGGCCGCCGCGTCGACCCGGCGACCGACCGGGTGGCCGTCGACGGCACCGCGGTGCAGCTCGACACCTCGCGGCGCTACGTGATGCTCAACAAGCCGGTCGGCGTGGTCAGCTCGATGCGCGACGAGCAGGGCCGGCCCGACCTGTCGCGCTTCACGGCGGACTACCCCGAGCGCCTGTTCAACGTGGGCCGCCTGGACGCCGAGACCTCCGGCCTCCTGATCCTGACGAACGACGGCGAGCTCGCGCACGTGCTCGCGCACCCCAGCTTCGGCGTGACCAAGACCTACATCGCACGGGTCCGCGGCACGGTGACCCCGCAGACGATCGCCCGCCTCACCAGGGGCGTCGAGCTGGAGGATGGCCCGATCTCGGCCGACAAGGCCCGGCTGCTGCAGTCGCGCTCGGGCGGCGGCGACAGCCTCGTGGAGATCACGCTGCACTCCGGGCGCAACCGGATCGTCCGCCGCATGATGGCGGAGGTCGGCCACCCGGTGATCGAGCTGGTGCGCCGCCAGTTCGGCCCGCTGCACCTTGGGACCCTGAAGGTCGGCGCGATGCGGGACCTCACCAAGGAGGAGCTGGGCGCGCTGCTGACGATCTCGCGGCAATAA